A window of Solanum stenotomum isolate F172 chromosome 3, ASM1918654v1, whole genome shotgun sequence contains these coding sequences:
- the LOC125857958 gene encoding DCC family protein At1g52590, chloroplastic isoform X2 encodes MNMAITLPASYAGLTVTPPFHARFRRQFTPLATLSTPPNTSSSSRQAAVDWVEETASFFELDNRPIMLFDGVCNLCNGGVKFVRDNDNKRRIRYEALQSEAGKNLLRRSGRAPDDISSVVLVEKDRSYVKSEAVLKIMEYINLPFPQLAFFLQFVPLFIRDFAYDNVANNRYALFGRSESCEI; translated from the exons ATGAACATGGCGATCACTTTACCCGCTAGCTATGCGGGATTGACTGTAACGCCGCCGTTTCATGCTAGGTTTCGCCGGCAATTCACTCCGTTGGCAACTCTATCAACGCCACCGAACACCAGCAGTAGCAGCCGTCAAGCGGCAGTGGATTGGGTGGAGGAAACTGCTAGTTTCTTTGAGCTTGATAATCGCCCTATAATGTTATTTGACG GTGTGTGCAACCTGTGTAATGGAGGTGTAAAGTTTGTCcgtgataatgataataaaag GAGAATTAGGTATGAAGCTTTACAAAGTGAAGCAGGGAAGAACCTGTTGAGGAGATCTGGCAGAGCTCCTGATGACATTTCAAGTGTTGTGCTTGTTGAAAAAGATAG GTCTTATGTGAAATCCGAAGCTGTTCTGAAGATTATGGAGTACATTAACTTGCCTTTCCCTCAGCTAGCCTTCTTCTTACAGTTTGTGCCTCT ATTCATTCGAGACTTTGCATATGATAATGTTGCCAATAACCGTTATGCACTCTTTGGCCGCTCCGAATCATGTGAGATATAA
- the LOC125857935 gene encoding probable polygalacturonase At3g15720: MMISNSQFYLVTFLVLLCMVSSVWSADIKTFNVIDFGAVGDGRTDDLPAFLKAWEAVCQSESSRVILVIPKRKKFLLKPSEFDGPCKPSSIHIQVSGNIIAPNSKWAWDGAATNAWLTFANINHLTVNGNGVFDGQGHIWWSNACTNDNTSQETQCKGPTALIFRRCDQLRVRGVTIIRSARSHIILTACNEVSIANIRIMSPGDSLNTDGIDVSGSTNVRIHNSLIATGDDCIAIGGGSSNVSISGITCGPGHGISIGSLGEGGFEVVEDVNVRNCTMKDTLAGVRIKTWQGGEGYARRIAFEGIVFVAVNNPIIIDQFYCPSRVNCKNDTAAVALSDITFRGILGTSLMDEVINLSCSETVGCKNILLDRVYISSVNGNPVHAKCINAHGRYTHTSPAVKCLLPP; the protein is encoded by the exons ATGATGATTAGTAATTCGCAGTTTTACTTGGTAACTTTCTTGGTTTTGTTGTGCATGGTTTCTTCTGTATGGAGTGCTGATATTAAAACTTTCAATGTCATCGATTTTGGGGCTGTCGGAGATGGAAGAACTGATGATCTCCCG GCTTTCCTCAAGGCATGGGAAGCTGTGTGTCAATCGGAATCCAGTCGTGTAATTCTTGTTataccaaaaagaaagaaattcttACTTAAGCCTTCAGAATTTGATGGTCCTTGCAAGCCCTCCAGTATACATATTCAG GTATCTGGAAATATAATTGCACCTAACTCAAAATGGGCATGGGATGGAGCTGCAACCAATGCATGGCTCACTTTTGCGAATATTAACCATCTTACTGTAAATGGCAATGGGGTTTTTGATGGCCAAGGCCATATATGGTGGTCAAATGCTTGCACGAATGATAACACATCTCAA gAAACACAATGCAAAGGACCAACT gcaTTGATTTTCAGAAGATGTGATCAGCTTCGAGTTAGGGGAGTAACGATTATTAGAAGCGCTAGAAGTCATATCATATTGACTGCTTGCAATGAAGTTAGCATTGCTAATATTCGTATTATGTCCCCTGGTGATAGTCTCAACACCGATGGGATTGACGTTTCCGGTAGCACTAATGTACGAATACACAACTCTCTCATCGCAACAG GTGACGACTGTATTGCAATAGGAGGAGGATCGTCCAACGTTAGTATTAGCGGCATAACATGTGGACCTGGCCATGGTATTAG TATTGGATCCTTGGGAGAAGGAGGATTTGAAGTAGTGGAAGATGTGAACGTAAGAAATTGCACGATGAAAGACACCTTAGCAGGAGTAAGGATTAAGACCTGGCAG GGAGGCGAAGGGTATGCAAGGAGGATTGCTTTCGAAGGAATTGTATTTGTTGCAGTCAACAATCCCATCATCATCGACCAGTTTTACTGTCCCAGCCGAGTCAATTGCAAAAATGAT ACAGCTGCAGTTGCATTGAGCGACATAACATTCAGAGGAATACTAGGGACTTCCCTGATGGACGAGGTGATAAATCTGAGCTGCAGCGAGACTGTTGGCTGCAAAAACATACTTCTTGATCGAGTGTATATATCATCTGTTAACGGTAACCCTGTTCATGCCAAGTGCATCAATGCTCATGGAAGATACACTCATACTAGCCCTGCTGTGAAATGTCTGCTGCCGCCATAG
- the LOC125857957 gene encoding embryo-specific protein ATS3B-like, whose translation MSPAMTSRPAMLFLLVITVASITSDVQASRSIVFLPQPLSSLDIINTTLHQGQNARCSFTVSIRTSCSSPTYTRDQISLAFGDAYGNQVYAPRIDDPASRAFERCSKDTYTVYGPCTYQICYVYLYRSGYDGWIPYDVTIYGYNSKAVTFIYNVAIPANTWYGHNYCRSRAVKSAGNSGWSLLSVGSTVLYTVAGLFRG comes from the exons ATGTCACCAGCCATGACCAGCCGGCCGGCGATGCTCTTTCTTCTCGTTATCACCGTCGCTTCCATAACTTCCGATGTCCAAGCATCAAGATCCATCGTGTTCTTGCCCCAGCCTTTATCATCCCTCGACATAATCAACACCACTCTGCACCAG GGACAAAATGCACGCTGTTCATTTACGGTAAGCATAAGGACAAGCTGCTCATCTCCAACTTACACCAGAGACCAAATTAGTCTAGCCTTTGGCGATGCTTATGGAAATCAG GTTTATGCACCGCGGATAGATGACCCAGCAAGCAGGGCTTTTGAGCGGTGTTCGAAGGATACGTATACGGTATACGGTCCATGTACGTATCAGATCTGTTATGTGTACCTGTACAGGAGCGGATACGATGGATGGATACCGTACGATGTTACCATCTACGGCTACAACTCGAAAGCCGTCACCTTCATCTACAATGTTGCCATCCCCGCAAACACTTGGTACGGCCACAATTACTGCCGTTCACGTGCTGTGAAATCTGCCGGAAACTCGGGCTGGAGTTTGCTTTCTGTTGGTTCCACTGTGTTGTATACAGTTGCTGGGCTATTTCGTGGTTAG
- the LOC125857927 gene encoding pentatricopeptide repeat-containing protein At1g52620 — MSKTLLSRIKPLHNPKPKPPSSSSNFPLTRRIKELVNEVCQILQTQQQWENAVEIRLSQEEIVPSDIAHLVFDKLKDAHVGLKFFDWVSQRPYGCPLDRFACSSLLKLLAKFRVFPEVESLLYSLTTCEDKFPTLEALDAVIKAYSDSNLVDKAVELYYFVLRTYDLVPHVVTVNSLLHGLVKHGKIKAARRLYDELVERSGGVEEIFLDNFSTCIIVTGLSKEGYVEEGRKLIEDRWGKGCVPNVVFYNTLIDGYCKKGDIRSAYRLFNELKLKSFLPTVETYGALINGFCKDGNFEKVDMLVQEMVERGVIVNARVYNTIIDARCRHGFTVEAIDTVRKMVEAGTKPDIVTYNILISYSCKDEKIREAEKFLEQVKNMRLVPTKFTYTPLIHAYCKFGDFERALSLFAEMTEYGEKPDVSTYGALVHGLVVSGEVDVALVIRDKMIERGVSPDAGIYNVLMSGLCKKLKLPAARQLLDEMLGHGILPDVYVYATLVDGCVRNGEFQEAKKLFEQTIDMGMDPGLVGYNAMIKGYCKFGLMKDAVACISRMKKSKISPDAFTYSTVIDGYVKQHDLRQALTILPHMVKRNCMPNVVTYTSLIYGFCQNGDLVRAENLFNGMQSNGMMPNVITYSILIGSFCKVGKLAKAASIFEQMLMHKCYPTDVTFNYLVNGFSHCTPTIFSKEKNDPQDEMNSKFMATFKRMISDGWHPRNAAYNSIITSLCLHKMLKTALQLRDKMISKGYTTDSVTFAALLHGICLDGKAKEWKSIISCSLSATELSFALKYSLIFDQYLSHGFDSEASVILHTLGKDHVS, encoded by the coding sequence ATGTCTAAAACCCTTCTCTCCCGCATTAAACCCCTCCACAAcccaaaaccaaaacccccttcttcttcttccaacttCCCGTTAACACGCCGTATCAAAGAACTCGTTAACGAGGTCTGTCAAATCCTCCAAACCCAACAACAATGGGAAAACGCTGTCGAAATCCGTCTTTCACAGGAAGAAATTGTCCCTTCCGACATTGCACACCTTGTGTTCGACAAACTTAAGGATGCTCATGTGGGTCTCAAGTTCTTTGATTGGGTCTCTCAAAGACCATATGGTTGTCCCCTTGATCGTTTTGCTTGTTCTTCTCTTTTGAAACTCTTGGCTAAGTTTAGAGTTTTCCCTGAAGTTGAAAGTTTGTTGTACAGCTTGACTACTTGTGAAGATAAGTTTCCTACTCTTGAAGCGTTGGATGCTGTAATTAAAGCTTATTCTGATTCTAATTTGGTTGATAAAGCTGttgaattgtattattttgtattgagaACTTATGATTTGGTTCCACATGTAGTTACTGTTAATTCTTTACTTCATGGTCTTGTAAAACATGGTAAGATTAAAGCTGCTAGAAGACTGTATGATGAGCTCGTTGAGAGAAGTGGCGGTGTTGAGgaaatttttttggataattttagCACTTGTATTATTGTTACAGGGTTGAGTAAAGAGGGGTATGTTGAAGAAGGCAGGAAATTGATTGAGGATAGGTGGGGTAAAGGTTGTGTACCAAATGTTGTTTTTTACAATACATTGATTGATGGCTACTGCAAGAAGGGCGACATTAGAAGTGCGTACAGGCTTTTCAatgagttgaaattgaagaGCTTTTTACCCACAGTAGAAACTTATGGGGCACTGATAAATGGGTTTTGTAAAGATGGAAATTTTGAGAAAGTTGATATGCTTGTGCAGGAGATGGTTGAGAGGGGTGTGATTGTCAATGCCCGAGTGTATAACACTATCATTGATGCTAGGTGTAGGCATGGTTTTACTGTGGAAGCAATAGACACTGTAAGGAAAATGGTTGAAGCTGGCACTAAGCCAGATATCGTGACATATAACATATTGATCTCTTATTCATGCAAGGATGAGAAAATTCGGGAAGCTGAAAAGTTTCTAGAGCAGGTTAAGAATATGAGGTTGGTGCCGACCAAGTTTACTTATACTCCTCTGATACATGCGTACTGCAAATTTGGTGATTTTGAAAGGGCGTTAAGTTTGTTTGCTGAGATGACAGAGTATGGTGAAAAGCCCGATGTGTCAACTTACGGAGCACTTGTCCATGGATTGGTGGTCTCTGGTGAAGTTGATGTTGCATTAGTCATTCGAGACAAGATGATTGAAAGGGGAGTATCACCTGATGCTGGAATATATAATGTTTTGATGAGTGGGCTCTGCAAAAAATTGAAGCTTCCCGCTGCCAGGCAGCTCCTTGATGAGATGCTTGGCCATGGTATATTACCtgatgtttatgtttatgcCACTTTAGTCGATGGATGTGTAAGAAATGGGGAATTTCAGGAAGCAAAGAAGCTCTTTGAGCAGACAATTGACATGGGTATGGATCCTGGGCTTGTGGGGTACAATGCCATGATCAAAGGATACTGTAAGTTTGGACTGATGAAAGATGCAGTTGCTTGCATCAGTAGAAtgaaaaagtcaaaaatttCTCCAGATGCCTTTACTTATTCTACAGTAATTGATGGGTATGTAAAGCAACATGATTTGCGCCAAGCCTTAACGATACTCCCTCACATGGTAAAGCGCAATTGTATGCCAAATGTGGTAACATACACCTCTCTAATTTATGGCTTTTGTCAGAATGGAGATCTTGTGAGAGCTGAAAATTTGTTCAACGGAATGCAATCAAATGGTATGATGCCTAATGTGATAACTTATAGTATACTAATTGGTAGCTTTTGTAAAGTGGGAAAACTTGCAAAAGCAGCTTCTATTTTTGAACAAATGCTCATGCACAAGTGCTATCCAACTGATGTCACGTTCAATTATTTGGTCAATGGCTTTTCCCATTGCACACCTACTATTTtctcaaaagagaaaaatgatcCTCAGGATGAGATGAACTCTAAGTTTATGGCAACTTTTAAAAGAATGATATCAGATGGTTGGCACCCGAGAAATGCTGCATACAATTCCATTATTACCAGCCTCTGTTTGCATAAAATGCTCAAAACTGCATTGCAACTACGTGACAAGATGATTAGTAAAGGCTACACTACAGATTCAGTTACCTTTGCCGCCTTATTGCATGGAATTTGCTTGGATGGAAAAGCCAAAGAATGGAAAAGTATTATTTCCTGCAGCTTAAGTGCAACAGAGCTGTCTTTCGCTTTAAAGTATTCTTTGATATTTGACCAGTACCTGAGTCATGGATTCGACTCTGAGGCTTCAGTGATTTTGCATACCTTGGGTAAAGACCATGTCTCATAA
- the LOC125857958 gene encoding DCC family protein At1g52590, chloroplastic isoform X1, translated as MNMAITLPASYAGLTVTPPFHARFRRQFTPLATLSTPPNTSSSSRQAAVDWVEETASFFELDNRPIMLFDGVCNLCNGGVKFVRDNDNKRRIRYEALQSEAGKNLLRRSGRAPDDISSVVLVEKDRSYVKSEAVLKIMEYINLPFPQLAFFLQFVPLRFIRDFAYDNVANNRYALFGRSESCEI; from the exons ATGAACATGGCGATCACTTTACCCGCTAGCTATGCGGGATTGACTGTAACGCCGCCGTTTCATGCTAGGTTTCGCCGGCAATTCACTCCGTTGGCAACTCTATCAACGCCACCGAACACCAGCAGTAGCAGCCGTCAAGCGGCAGTGGATTGGGTGGAGGAAACTGCTAGTTTCTTTGAGCTTGATAATCGCCCTATAATGTTATTTGACG GTGTGTGCAACCTGTGTAATGGAGGTGTAAAGTTTGTCcgtgataatgataataaaag GAGAATTAGGTATGAAGCTTTACAAAGTGAAGCAGGGAAGAACCTGTTGAGGAGATCTGGCAGAGCTCCTGATGACATTTCAAGTGTTGTGCTTGTTGAAAAAGATAG GTCTTATGTGAAATCCGAAGCTGTTCTGAAGATTATGGAGTACATTAACTTGCCTTTCCCTCAGCTAGCCTTCTTCTTACAGTTTGTGCCTCT CAGATTCATTCGAGACTTTGCATATGATAATGTTGCCAATAACCGTTATGCACTCTTTGGCCGCTCCGAATCATGTGAGATATAA